The following proteins come from a genomic window of Gimesia chilikensis:
- a CDS encoding family 16 glycoside hydrolase, which yields MFSFRFCLLTILSVSLFCSANLVSAAEKSDSEATRLVNVLNSDASTYDKAMACRRLAAIGDAKSVPAIAKYLGDEKLATYARSALENIPADAADQALEAALKSVKGDQLVGVINSLAKRRDKGATAELAKLLANDNPKVAIAAAHALGAIGTSDAAATLKQSLGTDRGAVKQEVAFALLMCARSLADSNKGEAVELTEVVLQADLPENVNLAATQRAIVLLGKDGFDLLAKTLKADDLARFRAGLQAARKVGPEASTTLVAVYPELSDERKGLVIAALSQSKNASALPLIQQALKSDSEALQLQAVLSLGELVSVLKADEQLQVLGALFGKLKQSPSALTEATADTIGKMNGSQTADKVQSAIEESTRKLVESEALSQQLAGLQLAGDCRLSSLTPAVYQLVGHSNPEVKQAAIQALGGTTSSDDLPKLITLAVKNPGDAAISDALKAACSRLPLEETAQTLAQAMDGASIEQQQLILNQLAAIGGETALKTVVQAARSNEDALQNTATDLLGKWVTIDVAPPLLDLAQSLENRKYQIRALRGYIRVARQLNMTPAERLEVCRNTLANAERNDEKKLVFEVLRRYPTPEAVNFTINLLKEKDLNVAASATIVSWAERGTPIENTLLRDALQQVITTTDNAGLKQRAEQQLERISAQAAQEEQALGFQPLYDGKTFNGWHGNEEIFRIEDGEIVAGSLTEKVKQNEFLRSDKEYEDFELILEFKLLGEKTNAGVQIRTAEIPDDHEVSGFQADLGTGYWGCLYDESRRRKILAGPPKEIRDLPVRMNDWNTYRIRCQGPRIQLWINGVQTVDYVEADPQIPLKGIIALQIHGNLVNQVHYRNMRLREL from the coding sequence ATGTTCTCGTTCAGATTCTGTCTGCTCACAATTCTTTCTGTCAGTCTGTTCTGTTCTGCCAACCTGGTTTCCGCCGCGGAGAAATCCGATTCGGAAGCAACCCGGCTGGTCAACGTTCTTAATTCCGATGCTTCCACTTACGATAAAGCGATGGCCTGTCGCCGACTGGCGGCGATTGGCGATGCGAAGTCGGTGCCTGCGATTGCCAAATATCTCGGTGATGAAAAACTGGCGACCTACGCCCGTTCGGCTCTGGAGAACATTCCTGCTGACGCTGCCGACCAGGCTCTGGAAGCGGCTCTCAAGTCGGTCAAGGGGGACCAGCTGGTGGGGGTGATCAACTCGCTGGCGAAACGGAGAGACAAAGGGGCAACCGCTGAACTGGCGAAACTGCTGGCGAATGATAATCCGAAAGTCGCGATTGCAGCAGCGCATGCCCTGGGGGCGATTGGTACAAGCGATGCGGCGGCTACGTTGAAACAATCGCTGGGAACCGACCGGGGTGCGGTGAAGCAGGAAGTCGCGTTTGCCCTGTTGATGTGTGCCCGTTCGCTGGCTGACAGCAACAAGGGAGAGGCAGTCGAGCTGACGGAAGTGGTGTTGCAAGCGGATCTGCCGGAGAACGTCAACCTGGCGGCGACGCAGCGGGCGATTGTGCTGCTGGGCAAGGACGGGTTCGACCTGTTAGCGAAAACACTCAAAGCCGACGACCTGGCGCGATTCCGGGCTGGTTTGCAGGCAGCGCGTAAGGTGGGACCGGAAGCGTCGACGACGTTAGTGGCCGTCTATCCGGAGCTGTCTGACGAGCGGAAGGGGCTCGTGATTGCCGCGCTGAGTCAGTCCAAAAATGCGAGTGCCCTGCCTTTGATTCAGCAGGCGCTGAAAAGTGACAGTGAAGCCTTACAACTGCAGGCAGTCCTCTCGCTGGGTGAGCTGGTGTCTGTGTTGAAGGCTGACGAACAGCTGCAGGTGCTCGGTGCATTGTTTGGAAAGCTCAAGCAGAGTCCATCTGCTCTGACCGAGGCGACTGCAGATACGATTGGAAAAATGAACGGCAGTCAAACTGCTGACAAAGTGCAGTCCGCGATTGAAGAGAGTACCCGGAAGCTGGTCGAGAGTGAGGCACTCTCTCAGCAACTGGCGGGGCTTCAGCTGGCCGGTGATTGTCGGCTGAGTTCGTTGACTCCCGCTGTCTATCAGCTGGTGGGTCACTCGAATCCGGAAGTCAAACAGGCTGCCATCCAGGCACTGGGGGGAACGACGTCTTCAGACGATCTGCCAAAGCTGATTACATTGGCGGTGAAGAATCCGGGTGATGCTGCGATCAGCGATGCCCTCAAAGCGGCCTGCTCCCGGTTGCCGCTCGAAGAGACGGCGCAGACGCTGGCACAGGCGATGGACGGGGCGTCGATTGAGCAACAGCAGCTGATCCTGAATCAGCTGGCAGCGATCGGCGGCGAGACCGCATTGAAAACCGTGGTGCAGGCGGCCCGTTCGAATGAGGATGCCTTACAGAACACAGCGACCGACCTGCTGGGCAAATGGGTGACGATTGATGTCGCACCGCCGCTGCTCGATCTGGCGCAGTCACTGGAGAATCGTAAGTATCAAATCCGTGCGCTGCGGGGATACATCCGCGTGGCCCGGCAGCTGAATATGACGCCGGCTGAACGGCTGGAAGTCTGTCGTAATACGCTCGCGAATGCGGAGCGGAACGATGAGAAGAAGCTTGTGTTTGAAGTGCTGCGGCGTTATCCGACTCCCGAAGCGGTCAACTTCACCATCAATCTGCTCAAGGAGAAAGATCTGAACGTTGCCGCGTCCGCGACGATTGTATCGTGGGCCGAACGGGGAACGCCGATCGAGAACACACTGCTGCGAGATGCGTTACAGCAGGTAATAACAACAACAGACAACGCGGGTCTCAAGCAGCGGGCAGAACAGCAGCTGGAACGGATCAGCGCCCAGGCGGCGCAGGAAGAGCAGGCACTCGGGTTTCAGCCGCTGTACGATGGGAAAACATTTAACGGCTGGCACGGGAACGAGGAGATCTTCCGGATTGAAGATGGTGAGATCGTCGCCGGCAGCCTGACGGAGAAGGTCAAGCAGAACGAGTTTCTGCGTTCGGATAAAGAGTACGAAGACTTCGAACTGATTCTGGAATTCAAGCTGCTGGGCGAGAAGACCAACGCGGGTGTGCAGATTCGTACTGCAGAGATTCCCGACGATCATGAAGTCAGCGGTTTCCAGGCCGACCTGGGGACCGGGTATTGGGGGTGTCTGTATGACGAATCGCGTCGACGGAAGATTCTGGCCGGTCCGCCCAAAGAGATTCGCGACCTGCCCGTCCGGATGAATGACTGGAACACGTATCGGATTCGCTGCCAGGGGCCACGGATTCAGCTCTGGATCAACGGAGTGCAGACGGTCGATTATGTCGAAGCAGACCCGCAGATTCCGCTGAAGGGGATCATCGCGCTGCAGATTCACGGGAACCTGGTGAACCAGGTGCACTATCGGAATATGCGTTTGCGTGAGCTGTAA
- a CDS encoding Gfo/Idh/MocA family protein: MTNSSALNRRDFIKTAAAASTVFSAPLIIPGTALGLNGTVAPSERIILGGIGIRRRGGYVLSHMLEQPDVQFVAIADVRADQRKTVKEMADKANGDQKCETYRDFRELLARDDIDAVLIATGDRWHATASMMAAEAGKDVYSEKPCAISIELARKLQQTIQRTGRVFQAGTQRRNVSNFAHAAHLAQSGQLGKIHTVHASIYQLIDRHDWLPAEPEPDPEVVDWNMWLGPAPWRPYNHAYVDGAWRGHYDFDSGAKLLDWGAHTLDICQWALEADDTMPVTYEPMDVPNDNVIECVYENGVKLVMRRNGWMGLGTCPVRFEGEEGWVETGDSGQTAVSSNRLRASLPSPSAIPGTSPKFHVRDFFNCVKTRSQPAANEDVMARSHIACHAAAIAWKLGRKVQFDPVKEEFVNDDEANRMRSRAMREPWTV; the protein is encoded by the coding sequence ATGACGAATTCCAGTGCGCTTAATCGTCGTGATTTTATTAAAACCGCTGCTGCCGCCAGCACGGTCTTTTCTGCCCCCCTGATCATTCCCGGCACCGCGCTGGGCCTGAACGGCACCGTTGCTCCCAGTGAGCGAATTATCCTGGGGGGAATCGGCATTCGTCGGCGGGGCGGCTACGTGCTGAGCCACATGCTCGAACAGCCCGATGTGCAGTTTGTGGCGATCGCCGATGTGCGTGCGGATCAGCGGAAGACCGTAAAGGAAATGGCCGACAAAGCCAACGGCGATCAGAAATGCGAAACCTATCGCGATTTTCGCGAGCTGCTCGCGCGGGATGACATTGACGCCGTGCTGATTGCCACGGGGGACCGCTGGCACGCGACCGCTTCAATGATGGCTGCGGAAGCGGGGAAAGACGTTTACTCCGAGAAGCCATGTGCGATTTCCATTGAACTGGCCCGCAAGCTGCAGCAGACGATTCAGCGTACCGGCCGTGTATTCCAGGCGGGGACTCAGCGGCGGAATGTGTCAAACTTCGCGCATGCGGCTCATCTGGCACAGTCCGGTCAGCTGGGGAAGATTCATACCGTGCATGCTTCGATCTACCAGTTGATCGATCGTCACGACTGGCTGCCTGCCGAACCCGAACCCGATCCGGAAGTGGTCGACTGGAACATGTGGCTCGGCCCTGCACCGTGGCGTCCGTATAACCATGCGTATGTAGATGGTGCCTGGCGCGGTCATTACGATTTCGATTCCGGGGCCAAGCTGCTCGACTGGGGCGCGCATACACTGGATATCTGCCAGTGGGCGCTGGAAGCGGATGACACGATGCCCGTGACCTATGAACCGATGGATGTGCCCAACGACAATGTGATTGAGTGCGTCTACGAAAACGGCGTGAAGCTGGTCATGCGGCGGAATGGCTGGATGGGTCTGGGAACCTGTCCGGTCCGTTTCGAAGGGGAAGAAGGCTGGGTCGAAACTGGTGACTCGGGACAGACGGCGGTTTCCTCGAACCGTTTGCGGGCCTCCCTGCCCTCGCCGAGTGCGATTCCGGGAACATCGCCCAAGTTCCATGTACGTGATTTCTTTAACTGTGTGAAAACCCGTTCGCAGCCGGCTGCGAATGAAGACGTGATGGCCCGTTCGCACATCGCCTGCCACGCGGCTGCGATTGCCTGGAAGCTGGGTCGCAAAGTCCAATTTGATCCGGTCAAAGAAGAATTCGTGAATGATGATGAAGCGAACCGCATGCGGAGCCGCGCCATGCGGGAGCCGTGGACCGTTTAG
- a CDS encoding class I SAM-dependent RNA methyltransferase — protein sequence MSEPLTLIATSTFGLEAVVARELKQLGYEDQTVENGRVMFQADKAAICRCNLWLRSADRILICLGEFTALDFDDLFDETRDLEWERWLPPSARFPVRATAVRSKINSAKNSQKMVKKAIAERLKDHYIKDWFPEDGPMYSVSVSILKDRATLCIDTTGPGLHKRGYRKLTAGAQLKETLAAGLIQLSYWNNERALVDSCCGSGTIPIEAALIGTNTAPGLNRSFVAEEWHKIPAELWSEAREEARDLQDLDALSFRLQGYDIDPGMIRMARYHAREAGVDELVHFQDQPVAEFSTPRKYGCIITNPPYGERLGEKEEAEVIYRQMKEVFAPLDTWSIYVLTSHPGFERIFDRKARRRKLYNGRIECTYYQFPGPPPPRKRSPWDDATNTDSESTSETDADAPADDTTDSAD from the coding sequence ATGTCTGAGCCGCTCACCCTGATCGCCACGTCCACCTTTGGCCTCGAAGCCGTCGTCGCCCGCGAACTGAAGCAGCTGGGCTACGAAGACCAGACGGTCGAAAACGGTCGCGTCATGTTCCAGGCGGATAAAGCAGCGATCTGCCGCTGCAATCTCTGGCTCCGCAGTGCTGACCGCATCCTGATCTGCCTCGGCGAATTTACGGCTCTCGACTTCGACGATCTCTTCGACGAAACCCGCGACCTGGAATGGGAACGCTGGCTGCCTCCCTCCGCACGCTTCCCCGTGCGGGCCACCGCGGTCCGCTCCAAAATCAACAGCGCCAAAAACTCACAGAAGATGGTCAAGAAAGCGATCGCCGAGCGTCTCAAGGATCATTACATCAAAGACTGGTTCCCCGAAGACGGCCCCATGTACTCGGTCAGCGTCTCGATCCTCAAAGATCGCGCTACGCTCTGTATCGACACCACGGGTCCCGGTCTGCACAAGCGCGGCTATCGCAAGCTGACAGCCGGTGCCCAGCTCAAAGAGACACTCGCCGCCGGGCTGATCCAGCTCAGCTACTGGAACAACGAACGTGCCCTGGTCGACTCCTGTTGTGGTTCAGGTACGATTCCCATCGAAGCCGCCCTCATCGGCACCAACACTGCCCCCGGACTCAACCGGAGTTTCGTCGCGGAAGAGTGGCACAAAATTCCCGCCGAACTCTGGAGTGAGGCCCGCGAAGAGGCCCGTGACCTGCAGGACCTCGACGCCCTCTCATTCCGTCTGCAGGGCTACGACATCGACCCCGGCATGATCCGCATGGCCCGCTACCATGCCCGCGAAGCGGGTGTCGATGAGCTCGTCCATTTTCAGGATCAGCCGGTCGCCGAATTCAGCACCCCCCGCAAGTACGGCTGCATCATCACCAACCCCCCATACGGGGAACGACTCGGCGAAAAGGAAGAAGCCGAGGTCATCTACCGCCAGATGAAAGAGGTCTTCGCGCCCCTGGATACCTGGTCGATCTACGTGCTCACCTCGCATCCCGGTTTCGAACGCATCTTCGACCGCAAGGCCCGCCGCCGCAAACTGTATAACGGGCGCATCGAATGCACCTATTACCAGTTTCCCGGGCCACCCCCGCCGCGCAAAAGGTCTCCCTGGGACGACGCGACGAATACGGATTCAGAGTCTACATCGGAAACAGACGCCGACGCCCCCGCTGACGACACAACCGACTCCGCCGACTGA
- a CDS encoding pyridoxamine 5'-phosphate oxidase family protein, whose translation MGQRFNELSEKLIDFINDQRLFFVGTATADSRINVSPKGMDSFRVLGPNRVIWLNMTGSGNETSAHIQQDGRMTVMFCAFTGKPLILRLYGQARVIHPYDSDWTELSAHFPPIPGARQVFDMHVDLVQTSCGMAVPYFDYVEEREQLKTWATKQGTAGIQQYWHDKNQQSLDGIPTHILQDQ comes from the coding sequence ATGGGACAACGTTTTAACGAACTCTCCGAAAAACTGATCGACTTCATCAACGACCAGCGGCTGTTCTTCGTCGGCACTGCCACCGCCGACAGCCGCATCAATGTCTCCCCCAAAGGGATGGACTCCTTCCGCGTCCTGGGCCCCAACCGCGTGATCTGGCTCAACATGACCGGCAGCGGCAACGAAACCTCGGCCCACATCCAGCAGGACGGCCGCATGACCGTCATGTTCTGTGCCTTCACCGGCAAACCTTTGATCCTCCGGCTCTACGGACAGGCCCGCGTGATCCATCCCTACGACAGCGACTGGACGGAACTCTCCGCCCACTTCCCCCCGATCCCCGGCGCCCGCCAGGTCTTCGATATGCACGTCGATCTGGTCCAGACCTCCTGCGGCATGGCTGTCCCCTATTTCGATTACGTCGAAGAACGCGAACAGCTCAAAACCTGGGCCACCAAACAGGGCACCGCAGGCATCCAGCAATACTGGCACGACAAAAACCAGCAAAGCCTGGACGGCATCCCCACGCACATCCTGCAAGACCAGTAA
- a CDS encoding ATP-dependent helicase, which yields MSEIPQHIEDLFAQLNPQQRAAACHDTGSLLIIAGAGTGKTTTLSHRVAWLISQGIDPSRILLLTFSRRAANEMVRRVDALLRAMGDSREHAASARSRSIWGGTFHSTAARLLRRYGQSIGLPDDFTIIDRSDAEDLMSSLRSELELGNNVAKFPRKGTLVEIYSRCVNTCLKLEPVLERYYPWCLEHVEALKQLFQAFVDRKEQQNILDYDDLLLFWHALSSDPAGGKLLRGQFEAVLVDEYQDTNVLQSGILKNLCPDGAGLTVVGDDAQSIYSFRAATVRNILDFPEEYPGTTVVTLEENYRSTQPILAATNQIIDEAHERYEKKLWSSKIAGEPPILVDCSDNNEQADFVVTQVLEHLEAGIPLNQQAVLFRASHHSLALEVELARRNIAYHKYGGLKFIETAHVKDLMAYLRLAENPRDAVSGLRVLTLLPGIGQKKAQQLLNLLAESGFRFDAWSEFKPPAATVEHWPLFIRLMKNLSSPQSEKKGISSEVHQVRTFYSPLLDQQYDNGPARQRDLEQLEQVASRFSSRMSFLEEITLDPPSSTQDIANDSSKTDDDFLVLSTIHSSKGLEWDAVYVLQAADGSIPSEMSLESNDEIDEERRLFYVALTRAKNWLYVCFPHRQYFQNRRWNQAHSYAQLTRFISSKTLPLFQRRPAFNAEDLDTPEEAQIETTAEDIRKNIRNMWSS from the coding sequence ATGTCAGAGATTCCGCAACACATTGAAGACCTGTTCGCGCAGCTGAACCCCCAGCAACGGGCGGCGGCCTGTCACGATACCGGTTCGCTGTTGATCATCGCCGGTGCGGGAACGGGAAAGACGACCACGCTTTCACACCGGGTGGCCTGGCTGATTTCGCAGGGCATCGATCCGAGCCGGATTCTATTGCTGACCTTCTCCCGCAGAGCCGCGAATGAGATGGTCCGCCGCGTCGATGCACTGTTGCGGGCGATGGGCGATAGTCGCGAACATGCTGCCTCGGCTCGCTCACGGAGCATCTGGGGAGGTACGTTCCACTCTACGGCAGCGCGTCTACTGAGACGCTACGGTCAGTCGATCGGTCTGCCGGATGACTTTACGATCATCGATCGCAGCGACGCCGAAGACCTGATGAGCTCTCTACGGAGTGAACTCGAACTGGGAAACAACGTGGCCAAGTTTCCCCGCAAAGGGACACTGGTCGAGATTTACAGCCGTTGTGTGAATACCTGCCTCAAGCTGGAGCCGGTACTCGAACGGTATTACCCCTGGTGCCTGGAACATGTAGAGGCACTCAAGCAGCTGTTTCAGGCGTTCGTCGATCGTAAGGAGCAGCAGAACATACTCGACTATGACGATCTGCTCCTGTTCTGGCACGCACTCTCTTCCGATCCCGCGGGAGGTAAACTGCTGCGAGGTCAGTTCGAAGCGGTGCTGGTGGACGAGTACCAGGACACGAACGTATTACAGTCCGGCATCCTGAAAAATCTCTGTCCCGATGGCGCAGGTCTGACGGTGGTGGGCGACGATGCTCAGTCGATCTATTCCTTCCGGGCGGCGACGGTGCGGAACATTCTCGATTTTCCGGAAGAGTATCCGGGGACGACGGTGGTCACGCTGGAAGAGAACTACCGCAGCACGCAGCCGATACTGGCGGCGACAAATCAGATCATTGATGAAGCACATGAACGCTACGAGAAGAAACTCTGGTCGTCGAAGATTGCCGGCGAGCCACCGATTCTGGTGGACTGCAGCGACAATAACGAGCAGGCCGACTTCGTGGTGACGCAGGTACTCGAACACCTGGAGGCGGGCATTCCCCTCAATCAGCAGGCGGTGCTGTTCCGGGCTTCGCATCACAGCCTCGCGCTGGAAGTCGAACTGGCGCGGCGGAACATTGCCTATCATAAGTACGGCGGATTGAAGTTCATTGAAACGGCACACGTCAAAGACCTGATGGCGTATCTGCGACTGGCGGAGAACCCCCGCGATGCGGTTTCCGGTCTGCGTGTGCTGACATTGCTGCCGGGCATCGGTCAGAAGAAAGCGCAGCAGCTGCTCAACCTGCTGGCGGAATCCGGTTTTCGTTTTGATGCCTGGTCGGAGTTCAAACCACCGGCGGCGACGGTCGAGCACTGGCCTTTATTCATTCGGCTGATGAAGAACCTGTCATCGCCGCAGTCCGAGAAAAAAGGGATTTCGTCCGAAGTTCACCAGGTGCGGACATTTTACAGTCCCCTGCTCGATCAGCAGTACGACAACGGGCCGGCCCGCCAGCGCGATCTGGAACAGCTCGAGCAGGTCGCCAGCCGGTTCAGCAGCCGGATGAGTTTCCTGGAAGAGATCACGCTCGACCCACCCAGTTCGACGCAGGACATTGCGAATGACAGCAGTAAGACGGACGACGACTTCCTGGTGCTGAGTACGATTCATTCTTCGAAAGGACTCGAGTGGGACGCGGTCTATGTATTGCAGGCGGCGGACGGCAGCATTCCGTCTGAGATGTCGCTGGAGAGCAATGATGAGATCGACGAGGAACGTCGGCTGTTCTACGTGGCGCTCACGCGGGCGAAGAACTGGCTCTATGTCTGTTTCCCGCATCGCCAGTATTTCCAGAACCGTCGCTGGAACCAGGCACACAGTTACGCGCAGCTGACGCGGTTCATTTCTTCAAAGACGCTCCCCCTGTTTCAGCGGCGGCCTGCGTTTAACGCCGAGGATCTGGATACGCCCGAAGAGGCGCAGATCGAAACGACGGCCGAGGATATTCGCAAGAATATCCGTAATATGTGGTCCAGCTGA